A genomic window from Thermodesulfobium sp. 4217-1 includes:
- a CDS encoding P-II family nitrogen regulator — translation MKKIEAIIRPYKLDEVKAALTEMGVMGMTITEVKGYGRQRGHTERYRGSEYVVDLLSKIKIEVVIPEDEVEGVVQTIVDSARTGEVGDGKIFISSIDEVIRIRTEERGEAAV, via the coding sequence ATGAAAAAGATAGAAGCTATTATTAGACCTTATAAACTTGATGAAGTTAAAGCTGCCCTTACAGAGATGGGCGTTATGGGCATGACAATTACAGAGGTAAAGGGCTATGGGCGTCAAAGAGGACATACTGAGAGGTATAGAGGTTCTGAATACGTGGTAGATCTTTTGTCAAAAATAAAGATAGAAGTTGTAATTCCAGAGGATGAAGTGGAAGGCGTGGTTCAAACTATCGTAGACTCTGCAAGAACAGGTGAGGTTGGAGATGGCAAGATATTTATTAGCTCAATAGATGAGGTCATAAGAATTAGAACAGAGGAGAGAGGGGAGGCAGCTGTTTGA
- the lysA gene encoding diaminopimelate decarboxylase translates to MKAYPQTFERRGKSCYIGGISVKELSEKYSTPLYIMCAQTIKSRVETFKESFKKYLPFESRIAFAGKSLCVAGFLKKLRDLDMWLDVVSGGELYTAIRAGFDTKRIYFHGNNKSFEELDFAIKSGVGYIVVDGFSEIEKIRKLSFKYNHIPCMIRVSPGIEAHTHEFIKTGKIDSKFGFPVGTDALSAAKELSNIDGVEFKGIHAHIGSQIFDPKPYVELVDVMFDFAKKLSDEGIDVKNINLGGGFGVVYTEEDSPASIEDFIREISSEINKNMDKHGMKDIAFTVEPGRSIAGPSGITVYRVGSVKKIDGFLPYVSVDGGMADNPRYALYRAKYHAELDAKTENVLEVKIVGRFCESGDMLVEKISLPEVEIDDLLIVFTTGAYNYSMASNYNRFGRPAMVMVEDGKDSLLVKRETYEDIVSLDV, encoded by the coding sequence TTGAAGGCATATCCCCAAACATTTGAGAGAAGAGGCAAGTCTTGTTATATTGGTGGCATAAGTGTAAAAGAGTTATCAGAAAAATATTCTACCCCCTTATATATAATGTGTGCTCAGACTATAAAGTCAAGAGTTGAGACTTTTAAAGAAAGCTTCAAGAAATACCTTCCGTTTGAGTCAAGGATAGCCTTTGCAGGGAAGTCTCTTTGTGTGGCTGGCTTTCTGAAAAAGTTAAGGGATCTGGATATGTGGCTTGACGTGGTGTCTGGAGGAGAGCTCTATACAGCTATCAGGGCAGGATTTGATACGAAAAGAATATATTTTCACGGAAATAACAAGTCCTTTGAAGAGTTAGATTTTGCCATAAAGTCAGGAGTCGGCTATATCGTGGTCGACGGCTTTTCTGAAATTGAAAAGATAAGAAAACTATCGTTTAAATATAACCACATCCCCTGTATGATAAGGGTTTCTCCTGGCATAGAGGCTCACACGCACGAATTTATAAAAACAGGCAAAATAGACTCGAAGTTTGGCTTCCCTGTTGGGACAGATGCTTTGTCTGCCGCAAAGGAGCTGTCAAATATTGATGGTGTAGAGTTCAAGGGCATCCATGCTCACATCGGCTCTCAGATCTTTGATCCCAAGCCATATGTTGAGCTGGTAGATGTGATGTTTGACTTTGCAAAGAAGCTCAGCGATGAGGGGATTGACGTAAAGAATATAAATCTTGGAGGAGGATTTGGAGTGGTGTATACAGAGGAAGACTCTCCTGCCTCTATTGAAGACTTCATAAGAGAAATATCTTCTGAGATAAATAAGAATATGGACAAGCACGGAATGAAAGATATAGCGTTTACTGTCGAGCCAGGGAGATCTATAGCAGGTCCTTCCGGGATAACCGTATATAGGGTAGGATCTGTCAAAAAAATTGACGGTTTTTTGCCGTATGTGTCTGTGGATGGCGGAATGGCTGATAATCCAAGATATGCTCTATATAGGGCCAAATATCATGCAGAGCTTGACGCCAAGACCGAGAATGTCCTGGAAGTCAAGATAGTGGGCAGGTTTTGTGAATCGGGAGATATGCTGGTAGAAAAAATATCTCTGCCTGAGGTAGAAATTGACGATTTACTAATAGTTTTCACTACTGGCGCATACAACTACTCTATGGCGAGCAATTATAATAGGTTTGGCCGTCCTGCCATGGTGATGGTGGAAGATGGAAAAGACAGTCTTTTAGTAAAAAGGGAGACGTATGAGGATATCGTTTCTCTGGATGTGTAA